The genomic stretch TTAATGCAGTAATTATCAATTAAAATACCATGCAGTAATTATCAATTAAAACACTTGACGTTTCatgtttgcatatgaaccataaGGGCAGAAGAAATAACAGATTGGTGACAAATACATGCTACTACAACTGAGATAGCTGCTATCATGAAACCAATGAAAAAAAGAGCCAAAAAACTTAACATGCCCACTGAACATAATAAAAATGTCTGTCATGATCAGCAGATGTTTGCTTCCgatttgtgaaaaaaaaattaataaacatAATCCCAGTGGGAATGACCATAAAAATCAGCAGATACTTTGCCAATTTGTAAACCAAATTCCAAGCAGTCAAAAAATAAGGTATATAAGAATTTAAGAAGCTAGCGATTACCTGAGGCATGGATACGCTTGGCCCACTATCAGATGATATTGTTGTGCTATACCTCATAGGCATTGACTGGGTGGTCAACAATGTAGACAAAGGAAGATCGAACTCCCAAATAGGAGGAACGCTCGCCGGTAATATTCTATTTTGTAGATCACTTGTCTGCTGCATGGTGGATATTGACGGTGAAAAATTCCATGCAATCAAACTTATTTTATTCAAATCATGAAAAGTGACAACACCTCAACCTCCATGAATCAAAGGTAGGAATAACTACAATATAGGGTTTTTTTTGGCAATCAAAAGGATCACATATTCTTTCCAAAGAACTCTGTTTTCAAATATATAAACATATGAAGCAAGTAGAAATCTTGCTACAAGAGTTTTCCTCTTTTTTAAATAAGTAAGCTTATTTCATAGCTGAAACATTGGACTAATTATTCATAAgccatcaaaaaatttaaagcagagTACATGCTGGCCACTTGAAATGTGAATTAATCAAATAAGAACCAAAAAATGCATAAACCAACTCATGAGATCTGTTTCCTAATTTGTATGTTATACTGGTGAATGCTAACACAGTATTAATTAAGATGTCAtttgcattatgaatcaaaattacTTTAGCCAATTGATCAAGAGAAGTGCCAAATTTGGTTTGGCTTACGACATTGGGGAAAACTATCAGAAATTACCCAGCTAAATGTGCATAGGTACAAAACAGTAAGCAGATAATTATCAAGAAAAGCACAGGAATGCACTAAGCCTAAGCCTTTTAGATTGCACAATGATTATTAGATTAACTACCTTAAATTTTCCAGTATAACGAAACCCTTACCAGGGtgaatgctaggaaaaataaACACCATAAAATCATCCCCATACCAGACTATCATAGATTAGTTCATTACCATCAAACTTGATAAAGCTGAAAGACTTTGCATTTGTGCATTTCCATGTGAGAAAGCATAAGCTGCAGTATTTGGTTCCATAGAGGTTGAAGATTCATAATTAGAAGCAGATGGATGGGTGTAGTGAAGTCCATGTTCGTCATCCAATGGGTCTTTCCTCATTATTTCAGCTTGTGAAACTAAGGGCATGATAAGGTTCTCTGGGCCAGATGTAGATACGGAAGCTAAGTTCTCAGACAGAGTGGTCTTGAGTTGCACATCATGGTGGTCATGATTTCTAATAAAAAGACACCCTTTATTAGAATGAAATCAAACAACAatgttttacaaaaaaaaaaaaaagttacctCACATAAGGACCATCAACTCTTGGAGCATCATTCAAAACTGGCGACATTTCAGAGTTGCTTTTTAGTGGGTCCAACTTTAAAGATCCACAAAATGCACCGGAAACAAAACTGCCAAAGCTCAAACGTGTGCATTCTGAATTTGTAACCCTTAAATGCTCAGGAATTATCACTGCAGGATTGGGTTCAATAGGACTTGTTTCCTCTTGCAAACTTAGCTGGCCCAAATTTGCAGCAGCTGATGAAATTTCAATCCTGCCATCTGCAGCAGTAAAAAAAACTCAGACATGGAGAGAAAGGTAGATATTCTCAAAATGACAGCAGCTGATCATGTTCACAGCATTGCATGAGTTCCTTGGAAAGGAAAAGAAACATTGGATActggaagaaggaaaaataaattattgTTCAAGAGTATTGTCATGATATCAAAACCTCAACTCTACCAACTAAAAACAAGGCGTAAAATAGATCCTATGGAAAATTTCAAGTGCCCTTTATGGTAATGTATTAAACAAAAATGGAAATGAATCAAGATCAAACCTTCCGTGAGTAGAGCCAAGAGCTTAACATCAGCATGGTTGTTATAATTGATTTGTCCTGATCAGGATCAGGAAAGATAGATCATAGATGTGATTTTTCATGAGAAATCAGTTTTTTGAAGGAGATCAATAAAGGTGGGAAAAGAAGCAAAGAAATAAGCCAATGAATAAAAAACATTTTTAGAAAGCAGGTCTGCAATCGTTTTAAACAAGGTCAATCAAgagtaatttgaaaaaaaattgcttTAGCTTGGTCGTGAGGGAAGAGAGTGATGAAAAGTAAATTGAGGGTGGCAAACCCAAGCAACAAATTGATGGATCTTGGTTAGACAGGTAAGAAAATCTTATAACATTGGGTGACAACAAATCTTAGCAATTGAATTAAAACAAGGCGTTAGAAAATGCACGAGGCAAGTGGGTTATTATGGGTCACTGTTTCCATTGAACCTCAAAGGCTCAAACTATGAAAGCGAGTTCAACACTCAAGCAGACACCCACAGATCACTATGCGGTTGGGAAACTTTGTCGTCCAGGTAGCACAATCCAGATGAGTATCTGCTCGATCAAATGATCCTTAGCATTGGCACTCTTCCAAAAAGCATGTGTGTGCTCCCGCACCAAGCTATTAAAGGATCTGCATCATACAAAGTCTAGAGGCATTCCCCTTTTGAAACACCATGTCTATTTGATACAATGAAAACCTCCACCTAATAGGCCCTTAGATAGTCAAGTGCTTTAGATGAAATATTCCTATTGAGGATAATAGGGTATAATTCATCAGATATCAATGTACTCCTGTGCCAAAACCATGACACGTCCTCATGACACGTTGATCTGCAACTCAAACCTGCAAACGTAAGTAAAGGATTTGCCACCAATAAAATCTCACAGTTCCAGCAGCACATTTCTCTCTAGGGTATTGTTACCAACAGATCACGCAATGAGTGAAGCCACTTCCTATCAAGATGGATATTCACATGGACACTGATATATGAATAGAGATTGGTGTCTAAATATCCGCTCAGCGTGACCTACTCGAGTGAAATGCATTCAGCATGGATGCTTGATAATAGAGTTTACATGCAAACTTGCAGAAAGCTACAAAAGAATGCACATCAAATAAAGTCGAAAGGCATTCCCCTTCAAAGAGAATCACCCTTCCTACATTTTTTGCAAGTACGATCCATCCTCATGGACCCTTAGACAAACAAGCATACCCGACATGCTATAGTCCATCAGGTCCCAGAACCATGAGTGCCACGATAAGGAGAGGAAAAGGACAAAGAAAACCAATAACAATGTAGCCTTTATAGACACAGGATTTtttaataaacatgataaattattttttaaaatttgattaaaaatttctaaatttgtaGAGTATATGGTGatgattattaaaatattaaaataaataaattctgcTAATTGATGTATGCCGTTCCCCTATTTAAAAGTCAACtttcattaattaataaaaaaaatagtgttaaaataaaaataaagatttgaCAAAAAATTGATATCAATGAACTTGAAGGCAAGGTGTTCGAttgtatttaattaacttaattagttATGGGGTAAGTTAATTACCCAAAAGTTAATGCactatttgaatgaattaatTAAGTCAATTTAAAATGTCATATAAATTCTCTTAATCAGAATACTAttgaaatttgtttttttttgttttttaaatgttTCTATTAATTCCTTTTCAATTAATCCTACTGATTCAATATGGTTGAAGCTTAGGCATTTTGATGCTTAATCCTGATAACAGTTTGACAATCACACTTGTAAATATACTGAACTGTTCATTTACATATTTGTCCTAatgatttttaacttaaaaaattgttGAATATACAccatttattaaaatctcataacgTAAACTTGTTAATTTCTGTACCATGGTCCAAATTATATACTCCAAGAAAATGTTCACACTTGAACATTTATGCAATTGGTAACTTCTAAAATGTTTGAAACAACTATACAACAAAGTCAAAAAGGAAACTCAACCTTAACTTCTAGGCGGAAGTTAAGTGGGAGATAATGAGATAAAACACACAAGGATCATTGTCTGTCAATACAATTTATACATGCAATGCTATGCCACTAGtaatattgaaattaaataattaattaaagcaTTCTTTATTACATTAATGTAAGGGTTAGTCTCCCTCAACCCTCTAGAAGCTTCCACTCTAAATAATTGAATATTTCGGCCTACCAGTCATATAATTTCCTTTTTAGCCAAAAGTGACATAGGAAAATCCCACAAGACTCTACAAGCTCCTCTCCATTCAACCcatcttattaaataaaaaacCCAAGATatctaatttataaaaattccattttcatctATTTTACTTATTGCTCATAAGTGAAATTACATTTACATACTTAATTTTAGTTTCACTTAACTAAAAACCTTtatggtgcgtttggtttgcatgttttccattttcattttctaaaaaagacacatttgctagaaaatagaaaatgacttttagacattctttatttttctagaaaatgctatttatttttttagaaaacagatatgaaaaatgcaaaccaaacaccatttttcagaaacgcgtgttttccagaaaatgaaaatgaaaatgaaaatgaaaaatgcaCAAACCAAACTCACCATTAGTTTCTTAAGTTCTCTTTCCACAAATCAAACCCGAAACTCCGAAAGAAAGATTCAAGGATCTAGAATGGCATATCAAATCTCAATGcaacataaataaacaaaagTAATAGGTAATgacaaataaaaaataacaaagaTATTGAGTCTGAGATAACCTCGTAAACTGATGATCTTTATAACCAGCAAATTTGTTAGGTACTTTAAACCGATAATTGCTAGTGATTACAAGGATCTGAACCAgcagtaaataataattccatattTTCAATGTTTAGAACCAAAAATTTGATTCAGTGCACAATGGAAGAGCAAATATCGATAATGAAAAATAAAGAGATAAAGAAAGTGCATAGGAAGGGTGAAATTTACCTTCACAATGATCTAGCTCATGCCTTTGTGATAGGTGGGAATTTGTATTTCCCACTGTACCCTCATCTAAATGCGGAGCATCTACTGAAGAACCCACCATAAAGTGCATGCTAGAGGCAGATGTGGATCTGCATTTAGCTGGCAATGTTTTAATATTAAGTTTTTCCTCCAGATGAATGCCTTCCAAGTGAGAATCTATATGGTAGTTAGGTCTGTTAACCATTGCAGATGATGACAAATCTGAAGTGTTTTCATAAAAAGCACTGACGCCAGATATTCCAGTTGTGGTTGATGCACTTTCCATAGGTTGCTCAAACCATCCATCTTGAGAGATATGCCAATTTTCAGCAATCATGTCATCAACTCCATGCTCATAAACATGATCAGATTCCTGAAATGATTCTGAAATTTCTTCTGAATCTGTTTGAAAGACTTCGATTGAGGATTCCTTGAAACCCTGGTTTGATACATTTGACATCGTTGCATTTTTTGTCAAGTCAGACCTTTCAGTTTCCATGGCGGGTATGCTAGGTCTAGCTTGAGGTCTACCCATTTTAACAATATCAGCCATGGACATCTGTCCCTGCTTGCCTAACCAGCTGTTATGGAAACCAGATAAGGATTGCATTGGCATAGAAATGCCTTCAGCAACACTTGCTGGTTGTGTTGTATTTCCAAAAGAAGACAGATTGCTGCAAAAACATAAGGAAAGAAAGGAAATTTGATAAGCATAGTACTCACAACCAATTAAGTAAAAGTAGTAAAAAACTAGAGGACAACCAAACCGTAGGATCTGCTCACAAATAATTCAATACAAGtagcaaaatttttaaatatactttATAAAATCAAAAAGTTTTACAAGTTGGTCAAAAGTAATAATAGAAGTATAAATCATGCTTTAAATCAATTGCTGGGAATCATTTTTTCCAACAACTAGAAAGAGGCTTTAAAGATGTTTCTTTACAAGCTAGAAAAACAAAGCTGGTACTAAAATCATGACCAATAGTTCACAAATTATTATTCTTATTCAAGGTTTCATTTTTTATCAacaagcagtaaagaaattctaTATATCCATTTATCAGGGAATTCCTAGAAGCTATCATATTCTCTTCGGAAGTTCCTGCTCGTACTAAGAACCCTAATTTGCAGAGAATCACTTCCAGTGCCTACATTTCATCAACCAAATGATCTTCATCTATTGTTCAACTCTTCTTGACATAATGGTCAGTCATTCCATATATCCCCAACATTATCTTTAGTCCTTTGATCATGTCCCTGAACGAATGATGTCCTCAATAGATCCTATGTCGGAGAAAGCATAAACAAGGGAATACAACAATCCGTTCCTATCCTGCCTGAGCGCATCAAGCAAGCAACAGTGCTAGTTCCTCCAGAAATACAGGTGACCTtccatttgatatgaatattTAGCAAAATCAAGGATCCATTCTTCTTTCATAACATTGACAACATTGATGGAAAACAAAGAACTATTACTAAACCTCACACAACTATGCCTTGTGGCAAAGTTAAGTGCTTATATTAAAGTAAAGAACAGGGCTTTCATGAGGGTTTATGTTATTTGGATATGTGATCATTTACTAAATGAATGAGTAGGTAATAAAGAAAAGCATATATACCCACAGAGCCAGAAATTGATGTAATGTTATAGTATCATTGACCAACAAGAACCAAAATCCTGCCCTGGATTGTGCAACTACCTAAACCAGATAGGTAGTGAATGACCATGAGTAAATTGCAACAGTTCAAGTTCAGCAGTCCAAGAAACCAACTGTAGCATTCTGCAAACTGAAGAAGGATAGTAGGATACTTTATTTATACTCATGATCACTCTGCTTTGTTATGACTTTACTCTTGCTATAAAAATTATCTCTGGCAGCATTGTCATTGTCAATCAAAAGAGGAGGTAGATAAAATCCATCACACTTGAAAGATCATGCCTCACAAAGACTTGCCCCTTCACTTTCCTAACAACATCATAGTGCAATCATTGCAATGTGTGATAAAGTGGAAAGAATTGCTGCGAATAATACACCTGAATCATGCCTATTCAAATCCAAGCAATTCCTAGCAACAAGACCAACAATAGGATAAATACAAGGTCCAACAATAGAAGGCATGAGTCAGATTCAAACATGGATAGCTACATGCCTATCCAATTAACTGTAACTACCAAGATCTGAAAATCTTCTGATAGCTGGATCCCCTTATTTCTGTAAGATCTTGGATTTTTGGAATGATACGATTCAGAAATCTCTTGACAATAAAGGAATATTTGATGAATATTAGCTCAATGATTATTTTTCTTGTAAAGTTACCTTTCAATAGTAGcaggaaaaattaaaagtaatTGAAGGGGGGTCAATCTCTGACATGTGCAAAGAAACTTGGCTAACCCAAACACAGCAGAATTCTTCTTTGCCACCATAGTTTAATCTTACATGGTAGCTATAGGCATGAAGAAGATTTATAAGCTTATATGAGTGAGTATTAGTAACTTAAGTCTTAAGTATTTTAGGCAAATGGTCAGGCCTAATAAGTTAATGGATAAATTCTCAGTTGTGATGAGCTATTATTTGGACCAATGGTTAGACTTGACAAATTAACGGATCAATTTTGCCACCTGTGACACTACGTACCAACTAGTTATTGCAATATCATGCTTCATGATTGATCAAGATAAGAAGGTAAGGATCATCATCATTAGAGACAGATAATTATGATACCATCCACAATAGAGCTTTACTTATGATGTGAAgtcatacaacaacaacaacaacaaccaaatcttatcccactaagtggggtcagctatatggatccttttacaccATTGAGGTCTATCTccaactatatcatcatttatacttaaataaattttattttgttttattgtaactaaccaagtcttttttggtcgtcctctttctcttttgatatgcgtgtttgtcatagtttcacatcgcctaactgaaaCATGTATTGATCGTCCAAGTAAATGcccataccatcttaaatgtgtcgcTCGGAGTTTTCCTTTAAtggatgcaactccgactttttctctaatgctctcatttcttattctgtccattctcgtatatccacacatccaccttaacatccttatctctacaactctcatcttctactcatgtactcgagtcacccaacattcaactccatataacatagcaggtctaactgtggttctataaaattttcctttaagttttagaggtactttacgatcacataaaacacccgacgctctcctccatttcaaccatcctgcttgtattctatgtaagacatctctctcaatcactccatcattttaaaaaaataatcctaaatatctaaagctctTAGTTCCAAATAACTTGTCATCGCCTGTCTTAAAAATTGtctcattatatctaatattactaaacttaaattttatatattctatctttattctactaagcctagaACATTTCCCTTGTAGTGTTTCCCGCAAGATTCTAGTTTACCATttacaattgtctcattatgaaGTGAAGCCGtattcatgaaaataattttatatgagTGAAACAACATGCAGTTCCATCCACTTGGCATAATAAGAACAAAATAGCATTTCTTTGTTTAGATATTCTCCAAAAAAGGATGAGACACAACACACATGCAACTGGAATTTGAACTGATTGAAGAAATCTAGAATATAACTTGTCAGTTAAGCAATACCAATGAATATTGAAAAGAAGGCAATCAGAACTCATATAGTCTTGCCAAAAAAAAGTAAATATTACTCTAAATCCAAAAATCATTTAGTTCTGCTAAGACATCAGAGCTTGTCCAaagttaaaaacttaaaataCTAACCAAATTATGTAGTATGGTTCTTCACAACAACATCAGGAATAATCCTACACTAAGTGTTCTACATAATTTTTTATACATATTGAAGTGATCATAAAGGATCAGCCCATCATCTACCCCTTCTGTACTTGTATAGGATATTGACACTTAGACACTCACTCTGAATGGACATCATATGTACACTATCCCCCATGTTGTACAGATTTTAATAAGTACTTATGTTGAACACTTGGTTCCACATCCATACTAGacacttgtatccaagtccaagTTACATAGACTAGCATCATGCACAATTAAGCAAGCTTGTTGAGTAGATAACTAAAAGAAAGCATAAGTATTGACACTCTGCCAGTGACTTTGTACCATATATGTCTTCCTAAGGTACCCAAGCATTGAATCAAATTATGGTGTAACAATCCAAGCATTTGGAACTATAGCCAATACATAATTGTAGAGCTAAAGAgcatagaaagaaaaaaaaagggcaaAAATCAAAACAGCGCCCCAAATTAAGAGAAACATCATATTAACACCCCTTTTCCAAAAAAAGTCAAATGAGCACCCTCCCACAATTTTATTCCGAAAATACCCATGGATTCAATTACTGAGTAACTTCTACAATGTCTAGAAGCTACCGGCTAACTTCTACAATGTATATAAGCTAGCAGGTAGTTGCTACACGTTATAGAAGCTACCGGCTAACTTCTACAATGTGTAGAAGCTAGCAAGTAGCTGTTATATGCTGTAGAAGCTACATGCTAGCTTATACACACTCGATCATGATTATATTATGTTCATTTGAAATGTAATGAGTGACATGTAGTCTACACGTTTGTTTTACTCATTGAAATGTAGTTTTACCAGATTATCAATCATACAAGTAAAATCAAAATGATAAAAACTTGAAGCTAATTGCTAGCTTTTACATGCTGTAAAAGGTAGTTGCTAGCTTCTACATGTTATAGAAGCTACATGCTAGGTTCTACATAATTAATCATGATTAAATAATATTCATTTGAAATGTAGTGAGTGTCATGGAGTCCCCATCGTTAGTTTGCTCATTGAAATATTGTTTTAACCGGGTTATCACACAGAGAAGCAAAATCAAAATATATAAAGTCATTGTTATAGAAGTTAGCAACTGGCTTCTACAATTGTAAAAGTTAATTGCTAGCTTCTACACGATCGAATAAATGATTAAATAATGTAAGAGTATTTTGGATAGTTCATGTTAAATGGAGCGCCCATTTGACTTTAATTGGAAATGAAGCGCTCATCTGATGATTTTACAAATGATGGACgcccttttaatttttgcccaaaaaaaaaatccttttattggAACCAAGGTCAAGAAAATTTATCGAGAAATTTAAACTTGCAATTTCACCATCATCTTAAATTACAACTGCCTAAACATATCTAAAGCATCCAACAcccaaaataaaaaacaaatcacCAAAAGATAGAGTTATAATATTTATCTGGGCATTGGAACATACTACTTCCAATGTAAATATCCAGCCAGTCCAATGAAATTAAATTAGTGATCACCTTGCGATTGTTTGTGTTTGAGGAGGATTAGTTGGTACTGTGGAATATTCCAAAACAGGTGACACTGGAACAGTATTAGCACCATTTTCTTTCCTGTATGTGACTTTACCCTTGCCAATGCCATGTTCTATAAGGACAAATAGATGAACAGAAATTTGCaatcaaatagaaaaaaaatacatataatatacagtCCCCAACAAAGATATAGAAACCAAAATAGTATAGCAACGTACCAATAGAACTAGATTGGGAAGAAGTATTACGACTGCCACGGTCTGTGCTCCCCCTAGCTCCTCTTCCTGAGATGTTGTTCCCTGTTCGAGACTTTGTTTCTGGAAATTCTCTGGTCtagaaagagaaagagaggggAAAGTTGGATTAAATTTCTACCTTGTCTAACAAAATTACCAATAGAACATTTGAAGGCTAAAAACAATAATTAACTGAACACATAACTAATATCCCTTTTCAATTAGTGGTTGAAAAAGAATGTGTGATCACCTCAAGGATCTATAGAAACAAAGACATCAAAGATTATGACAGTCTGATCAATTTAATGGTCACACGACCTATACTTACTAAACACCTTAAAGCATGTCCAAAGCTGTGAAATCTACCAAAAAAATTGTGTAACAGTGCATTCACTAACCTCCTTTTTCTTATCGCGCTTATTCTTCACTTCATGAAAAGTATCTGCATTGTGAATGAACAGTAAGTAGATGTATGCCTACTTTGAGAGCTTGATTACCATTTAACAATTTTCAGAAATTATTTCATCAGTCACACTATTTCACAGCATTAATTAGGTAACTCAATGGCCAAAAAAAGTGATGGAGAGGACAATTTAAATGttgtatatatttatataacagGGAGGTCAAACAGATATAGAGGTTAGATAAGATAAGTGATTTCTCGAGGGTACCAAAAGGCAATTGAGTACTAATATATGAAGTGTATATACAAGTGAATAGCAATGCCTCTCTCTACAAAAATGAACATACTTGAAcccaaaaggaaataaaaatgatCTGTGACACATTGCATCCATCAAGTAGGATAAAAAAACGTTTGTATTATATGCCTCACTTCCCCTcattatttttccttttcaacaATAAGCTAAGCAAAGGAAGATGAGAGGTGGCACGGGTACCCTGCGGGGTGAAGGTATTGCAAGATAAATGCTCCAAGTATTGAAAATCAAGCAACAGTTGCTTAACGAATTAAATGACTTCCGTGAGGTTTCCTATGTTTTGAGGTTAGATATTGAGGGCGAGTATCCAAAATTCAAGTAAGCGAGACATGAAAAAAGGCTGCTTCTTCCTTTGTTCCGTAGACAAGG from Zingiber officinale cultivar Zhangliang chromosome 5B, Zo_v1.1, whole genome shotgun sequence encodes the following:
- the LOC121985792 gene encoding putative GPI-anchored protein pfl2 isoform X3; this encodes MSGAGSGGSRGNGPSLAITIPSGSRKLVHSLKEIVNCSEAEIYAMLCECDMDPDEAVNRLLSQDTFHEVKNKRDKKKETREFPETKSRTGNNISGRGARGSTDRGSRNTSSQSSSIEHGIGKGKVTYRKENGANTVPVSPVLEYSTVPTNPPQTQTIASNLSSFGNTTQPASVAEGISMPMQSLSGFHNSWLGKQGQMSMADIVKMGRPQARPSIPAMETERSDLTKNATMSNVSNQGFKESSIEVFQTDSEEISESFQESDHVYEHGVDDMIAENWHISQDGWFEQPMESASTTTGISGVSAFYENTSDLSSSAMVNRPNYHIDSHLEGIHLEEKLNIKTLPAKCRSTSASSMHFMVGSSVDAPHLDEGTVGNTNSHLSQRHELDHCEDGRIEISSAAANLGQLSLQEETSPIEPNPAVIIPEHLRVTNSECTRLSFGSFVSGAFCGSLKLDPLKSNSEMSPVLNDAPRVDGPYVRNHDHHDVQLKTTLSENLASVSTSGPENLIMPLVSQAEIMRKDPLDDEHGLHYTHPSASNYESSTSMEPNTAAYAFSHGNAQMQSLSALSSLMQTSDLQNRILPASVPPIWEFDLPLSTLLTTQSMPMRYSTTISSDSGPSVSMPQALNPGVFSNHHSTLQSLPSTTMLASPAFQHLPLHHYSQPSLPIGQFSNMISPFHQTTLVPAANTKYPQLQYRSSLPLTSLPQAYTNSTSYGEFGNSSTLPGSFTLNHTSPSSSTIGFDEALRLHYKEGYTSSQQIENPAMRIQGAGSALPASNYYDYQSQNQIPGVHQNQLAMLGALGYQDMHHTQGGSSSQPNHREGNLNDSQSMQSQSTNHIWQRGY
- the LOC121985792 gene encoding uncharacterized protein LOC121985792 isoform X2; protein product: MSGAGSGGSRGNGPSLAITIPSGSRKLVHSLKEIVNCSEAEIYAMLCECDMDPDEAVNRLLSQDTFHEVKNKRDKKKETREFPETKSRTGNNISGRGARGSTDRGSRNTSSQSSSIEHGIGKGKVTYRKENGANTVPVSPVLEYSTVPTNPPQTQTIASNLSSFGNTTQPASVAEGISMPMQSLSGFHNSWLGKQGQMSMADIVKMGRPQARPSIPAMETERSDLTKNATMSNVSNQGFKESSIEVFQTDSEEISESFQESDHVYEHGVDDMIAENWHISQDGWFEQPMESASTTTGISGVSAFYENTSDLSSSAMVNRPNYHIDSHLEGIHLEEKLNIKTLPAKCRSTSASSMHFMVGSSVDAPHLDEGTVGNTNSHLSQRHELDHCEDGRIEISSAAANLGQLSLQEETSPIEPNPAVIIPEHLRVTNSECTRLSFGSFVSGAFCGSLKLDPLKSNSEMSPVLNDAPRVDGPYVRNHDHHDVQLKTTLSENLASVSTSGPENLIMPLVSQAEIMRKDPLDDEHGLHYTHPSASNYESSTSMEPNTAAYAFSHGNAQMQSLSALSSLMTSDLQNRILPASVPPIWEFDLPLSTLLTTQSMPMRYSTTISSDSGPSVSMPQALNPGVFSNHHSTLQSLPSTTMLASPAFQHLPLHHYSQPSLPIGQFSNMIRYPFLPQNYYLPSYQQTYAANSPFHQTTLVPAANTKYPQLQYRSSLPLTSLPQAYTNSTSYGEFGNSSTLPGSFTLNHTSPSSSTIGFDEALRLHYKEGYTSSQQIENPAMRIQGAGSALPASNYYDYQSQNQIPGVHQNQLAMLGALGYQDMHHTQGGSSSQPNHREGNLNDSQSMQSQSTNHIWQRGY
- the LOC121985792 gene encoding uncharacterized protein LOC121985792 isoform X1, which translates into the protein MSGAGSGGSRGNGPSLAITIPSGSRKLVHSLKEIVNCSEAEIYAMLCECDMDPDEAVNRLLSQDTFHEVKNKRDKKKETREFPETKSRTGNNISGRGARGSTDRGSRNTSSQSSSIEHGIGKGKVTYRKENGANTVPVSPVLEYSTVPTNPPQTQTIASNLSSFGNTTQPASVAEGISMPMQSLSGFHNSWLGKQGQMSMADIVKMGRPQARPSIPAMETERSDLTKNATMSNVSNQGFKESSIEVFQTDSEEISESFQESDHVYEHGVDDMIAENWHISQDGWFEQPMESASTTTGISGVSAFYENTSDLSSSAMVNRPNYHIDSHLEGIHLEEKLNIKTLPAKCRSTSASSMHFMVGSSVDAPHLDEGTVGNTNSHLSQRHELDHCEDGRIEISSAAANLGQLSLQEETSPIEPNPAVIIPEHLRVTNSECTRLSFGSFVSGAFCGSLKLDPLKSNSEMSPVLNDAPRVDGPYVRNHDHHDVQLKTTLSENLASVSTSGPENLIMPLVSQAEIMRKDPLDDEHGLHYTHPSASNYESSTSMEPNTAAYAFSHGNAQMQSLSALSSLMQTSDLQNRILPASVPPIWEFDLPLSTLLTTQSMPMRYSTTISSDSGPSVSMPQALNPGVFSNHHSTLQSLPSTTMLASPAFQHLPLHHYSQPSLPIGQFSNMIRYPFLPQNYYLPSYQQTYAANSPFHQTTLVPAANTKYPQLQYRSSLPLTSLPQAYTNSTSYGEFGNSSTLPGSFTLNHTSPSSSTIGFDEALRLHYKEGYTSSQQIENPAMRIQGAGSALPASNYYDYQSQNQIPGVHQNQLAMLGALGYQDMHHTQGGSSSQPNHREGNLNDSQSMQSQSTNHIWQRGY